In Mesorhizobium sp. 113-3-3, a genomic segment contains:
- a CDS encoding nuclear transport factor 2 family protein, whose protein sequence is MNALKHVTFAAGMALAPIDAGGADPSGWQTLVDERAVIRIADAIDRAVDVQDWKLARSHFADRVTADFSSLSGQPAANIASDDLIGAWAGNLKGSKTSLHLRTNHQVVLEADGATVRSNGYAWNRMEGNGDPLWEVWGTYEHHLTRSAAGWKVDGFAFHMTHERGNPWVKATPGNATAGQ, encoded by the coding sequence ATGAACGCATTGAAGCACGTAACGTTCGCGGCAGGCATGGCGCTGGCACCCATAGATGCCGGCGGGGCCGACCCGTCCGGCTGGCAGACGCTCGTGGACGAGCGCGCCGTCATCCGCATTGCCGACGCCATCGACCGCGCCGTCGACGTGCAGGACTGGAAACTGGCGCGCAGCCATTTCGCGGATCGGGTCACCGCCGATTTCAGCAGCCTGTCCGGCCAGCCAGCCGCCAACATCGCTTCGGACGACCTGATCGGCGCCTGGGCCGGCAACCTCAAGGGCTCGAAGACGAGCCTGCATCTGCGCACAAATCACCAGGTCGTTCTCGAGGCGGACGGGGCGACCGTCCGTTCGAACGGCTATGCCTGGAACCGCATGGAAGGCAATGGCGACCCGCTTTGGGAAGTCTGGGGCACTTATGAGCATCATCTGACGCGCTCGGCCGCCGGCTGGAAGGTGGATGGCTTCGCGTTCCACATGACGCATGAGCGCGG